One Paraburkholderia phytofirmans OLGA172 genomic window carries:
- a CDS encoding tetratricopeptide repeat protein codes for MESIMRAEDQNAAFEFGIANLDKLDDEGKLIVAEIGAQRGDLSSVDRARDTLTAPNGECAYADEFRSFRWLALANSDKADDLRSELTFELFSAETSIPARVIATIVAHRLGLEWAVRAGQTLAAEITKESSTRDVFLVARACSWLDQHATVVQLLDSRLPSGFISEPHKLLFEALIRTGSRRKALRMLREFPDTAMTDADIRSLAVELAQDANDWNEMSRLAELQLSAYSNKAEAWVFRAIVLLRQRQVAKAQELLRAEIPLELNGALRVRGQLARLEIDFGTRERGFRRLYLLFRTALADADAASAYLLHLLVLPPESLPPIPVEVGPGTAVTLTTPEGEVRTVIFDPDGISNLPKAAQFESLANEPFSDMAGKRAGDVVQIPDFLGIRHDFQITDIDSALRYLASKAQMMTSQSVVPNGPLMSVEIPKREDGQMDLTNLLNMLKARSDRVRQSFEAYAKGPVTLGILGQLLGAPAVAVASDWPQDVDVKLYVCAGSPQERIDADDLMKTWAKPLVVDLTAINELTANNLEKTLALFKPVYISTSAVDTLEQLITTATSERAKGHMREVNGQISMVEYDDSYHDAHRAYLHRVRACIEEHCEIVPAWGIDNPPEHFVEIGKLLEAESFDALQLCLEKEAMLLTVDGRLREIAKAIANIPGVWPQVYCVTAVPRQLCTLDEYWKFVLTSVAKRRTHTAVAMAEIAWTLLQPEKLQREAVATLQRYFGDAGIEISSAVGVITEGLQYVMVNGATLQAASRVMVAMLAPLFARPDVHPDGMQALVQLRLSEFLRTVHSGVTHPYEAGPAEARHDLWLRVVKGSILKARALGTSESLVDITKRTLDVAPVYAMKTPIFVATKPRAPTEQRGNLLATTEDASQTLDNEESIEAGPGR; via the coding sequence ATGGAAAGCATCATGCGAGCAGAAGACCAGAACGCCGCCTTTGAATTCGGCATCGCGAATCTCGATAAACTCGATGACGAAGGAAAGCTCATAGTTGCAGAGATTGGCGCTCAGCGCGGAGACCTCTCATCGGTCGACCGTGCCCGGGACACTCTTACTGCCCCCAATGGCGAGTGTGCCTACGCAGACGAGTTCCGCTCTTTTCGCTGGCTGGCTCTCGCGAACAGCGATAAAGCCGACGACCTCCGTAGCGAACTGACATTCGAGCTGTTTAGCGCGGAGACGTCCATCCCGGCGCGCGTTATTGCGACAATCGTTGCCCACCGTCTCGGCCTGGAATGGGCAGTCCGAGCAGGTCAGACGCTTGCCGCGGAAATTACGAAAGAAAGTTCGACTCGCGACGTCTTTCTCGTCGCCCGAGCATGCTCTTGGCTTGACCAACACGCGACCGTCGTCCAACTTCTAGATTCGAGGTTGCCCTCAGGTTTCATCAGCGAGCCACACAAGCTGCTGTTCGAAGCACTTATTCGAACCGGCTCCCGTCGGAAAGCTCTGAGGATGCTACGCGAATTTCCGGACACGGCGATGACGGATGCAGATATCCGGTCGCTCGCCGTGGAACTCGCGCAAGATGCCAACGACTGGAATGAAATGTCGCGCCTCGCAGAGCTTCAGCTATCGGCCTATTCCAACAAGGCAGAGGCATGGGTATTCCGGGCGATAGTCCTGCTGCGGCAAAGACAAGTCGCGAAAGCACAGGAGCTTCTCAGGGCAGAAATCCCGCTCGAGCTCAACGGTGCGTTGCGAGTCAGAGGTCAACTTGCTCGCCTTGAAATCGACTTCGGCACCCGTGAGCGCGGGTTCAGACGCCTGTATCTGCTTTTCAGAACCGCTCTTGCTGATGCCGATGCCGCATCGGCCTATCTGCTGCACCTGCTCGTCCTGCCACCCGAGTCGCTGCCGCCGATTCCAGTCGAAGTAGGACCGGGTACGGCCGTCACATTGACAACGCCCGAGGGTGAGGTGAGAACTGTCATCTTTGACCCTGATGGCATTTCCAACTTGCCGAAAGCCGCACAATTCGAATCGCTTGCGAACGAACCGTTTAGCGATATGGCCGGCAAGCGGGCCGGAGATGTCGTACAAATTCCAGATTTTCTGGGGATTCGACACGACTTCCAAATTACGGACATCGATTCCGCGCTTCGCTATCTTGCCAGCAAAGCCCAAATGATGACCAGCCAGTCGGTGGTCCCAAATGGTCCTTTGATGTCCGTCGAGATACCCAAGCGGGAAGATGGACAGATGGACCTGACCAACCTCCTGAACATGCTAAAGGCCCGTAGCGACCGGGTTCGGCAATCGTTCGAGGCATACGCGAAGGGGCCAGTTACCCTAGGCATACTGGGGCAGTTGCTTGGCGCACCCGCTGTCGCTGTGGCTAGTGACTGGCCACAAGACGTCGACGTAAAGCTCTACGTTTGCGCAGGCTCTCCTCAGGAGCGAATCGACGCGGACGACCTGATGAAGACGTGGGCAAAGCCGCTAGTTGTTGACCTGACGGCAATAAATGAGCTCACGGCGAACAATCTCGAAAAGACGTTGGCCCTATTCAAGCCGGTCTATATTTCGACCTCCGCCGTCGACACTCTTGAGCAGCTCATCACAACGGCCACCTCGGAACGCGCGAAGGGGCATATGCGCGAGGTGAACGGCCAGATTAGCATGGTCGAATACGACGACAGCTATCACGATGCCCACAGAGCTTATCTTCACCGCGTCCGAGCTTGCATTGAGGAACACTGCGAAATCGTTCCAGCGTGGGGCATTGACAATCCGCCAGAGCACTTCGTCGAGATAGGCAAGCTACTTGAGGCCGAGTCATTTGATGCACTTCAGCTTTGCCTTGAAAAAGAAGCAATGCTGTTGACCGTAGATGGCCGTCTGCGAGAAATCGCCAAAGCCATTGCCAACATCCCGGGGGTCTGGCCGCAAGTTTATTGCGTTACGGCTGTCCCGAGACAGCTCTGCACTCTCGACGAGTATTGGAAATTTGTTCTCACGAGCGTTGCCAAGCGGCGAACGCATACTGCGGTCGCCATGGCAGAAATCGCTTGGACGCTGCTCCAGCCGGAGAAGTTGCAACGGGAAGCGGTTGCAACGCTGCAGCGATATTTTGGTGATGCCGGTATCGAAATATCAAGTGCAGTGGGCGTCATCACCGAAGGGCTGCAATATGTGATGGTCAACGGAGCTACCCTCCAGGCCGCTAGTCGCGTAATGGTTGCCATGTTGGCACCACTGTTTGCAAGGCCGGATGTTCACCCTGACGGGATGCAAGCGCTCGTGCAACTGCGACTATCAGAGTTTCTTCGAACAGTACATTCAGGAGTCACACATCCGTACGAGGCCGGTCCAGCAGAGGCCCGACACGACCTCTGGCTGCGGGTCGTGAAAGGTTCGATTTTGAAGGCAAGAGCGTTGGGCACAAGCGAATCCCTTGTGGACATCACAAAGCGAACGCTTGATGTCGCACCGGTGTACGCGATGAAGACGCCAATCTTCGTCGCGACGAAACCACGCGCTCCGACTGAGCAAAGGGGAAACTTGTTGGCGACAACAGAAGATGCTAGCCAGACATTGGACAATGAAGAGTCGATTGAAGCGGGGCCGGGGCGATGA
- a CDS encoding DnaB-like helicase C-terminal domain-containing protein, whose translation MMIDENDEVRVFISYSHKDESHRGQLEDHLAILQRTGKISSWTDRKIVAGTDWAASIDANVQSADIILLLVSPSFVSSPYCMDKELAIALDRHQAEAATVIPIFVRPADLESAPFMSIQGLPSGGVPVTKWDDSDTAWLDVAKGIRAAAERIAERKRRRTNAAAPTTLGDALSAYVERLDTRLQNGASVSGFLTGLADFDRAIDGLQRGDLVTVASRPGMGKTNFCLGIAAAIAGAGLPTVYFSTKTSTNDVVERLLANSARLHFSRLRSARMPDDDWSAFVAAVHKLGDSNLLLDDTTHLTFEAIRETCSRFREQQGAIGLLVLDSVHYLDVGATGTHDVPAIGRALKRLAREFDCPVVVTAGVNREPEKRPNKRPVMRDLGAWHELGEESDVVAFLHIESHYNPDTPDRGTAEILIARNQHGPVGEVRVLYDEKTGTFEHWSVPSFSQ comes from the coding sequence ATGATGATTGACGAGAACGATGAGGTCCGAGTTTTTATCAGCTACTCGCACAAGGACGAGTCCCATCGTGGGCAGTTGGAAGACCATCTGGCCATACTGCAGCGAACCGGAAAAATATCGAGCTGGACAGACCGCAAGATTGTCGCGGGCACAGACTGGGCGGCCAGCATCGATGCCAACGTTCAGTCCGCAGATATCATTTTGCTCCTCGTCAGTCCAAGTTTCGTCTCGTCGCCCTACTGCATGGACAAGGAGTTAGCGATTGCCCTCGACCGTCACCAAGCCGAGGCCGCCACGGTAATTCCCATCTTCGTCAGACCAGCAGACCTAGAAAGTGCGCCGTTCATGAGCATTCAAGGCCTACCTAGCGGCGGCGTACCCGTCACAAAGTGGGATGACTCAGACACAGCGTGGCTTGACGTGGCAAAGGGAATTCGTGCAGCCGCCGAGAGAATTGCGGAGCGAAAACGCAGGCGAACAAACGCAGCGGCACCGACAACGCTCGGCGATGCTCTGTCGGCGTATGTCGAGAGGCTAGATACCCGTCTGCAAAACGGGGCTTCCGTTTCAGGCTTCCTGACCGGACTGGCCGATTTTGACCGCGCGATTGACGGACTCCAACGCGGTGACCTCGTCACGGTTGCGTCGCGGCCCGGCATGGGCAAAACAAATTTCTGTCTCGGGATTGCGGCGGCAATCGCCGGCGCCGGTCTACCAACCGTGTATTTCAGCACGAAGACGTCAACTAACGATGTCGTGGAGCGACTCCTCGCAAATTCCGCTAGATTGCATTTTTCTCGGCTTCGGAGCGCACGTATGCCCGACGACGACTGGTCGGCGTTCGTGGCCGCAGTTCATAAGCTCGGCGACAGCAACTTGCTGTTAGACGACACCACGCACCTAACTTTTGAGGCAATCAGAGAAACGTGCAGCCGTTTCAGAGAGCAACAAGGCGCTATCGGTCTGCTGGTCCTCGATTCCGTTCACTATCTTGATGTTGGCGCCACGGGAACACACGACGTGCCGGCAATCGGTAGAGCATTGAAACGTCTCGCTCGAGAGTTCGATTGTCCAGTCGTTGTCACCGCCGGCGTCAATCGAGAGCCGGAAAAGCGCCCGAACAAGCGCCCCGTCATGAGGGACCTCGGCGCATGGCACGAACTGGGCGAAGAGTCCGACGTCGTTGCGTTTTTACACATAGAAAGCCACTACAACCCAGATACGCCCGACAGGGGAACTGCAGAGATATTAATCGCGCGGAACCAGCACGGCCCCGTCGGAGAGGTCCGAGTCTTGTACGACGAAAAAACCGGAACGTTCGAGCATTGGTCGGTCCCGTCATTTTCACAATAG
- a CDS encoding toll/interleukin-1 receptor domain-containing protein, with protein MATVFFSYTHADEALRNELEIHLSLLKRQGLIEAWHDRRIVAGSHIDNVISGELERADVILLLVSASFIASDYCYSTEMERALERHASGDAQVIPVILRACDWHGAPFGKLLATPADGKPVTSWPNQDEAFTDVAKSIRKAVTAVPRAATGANPSMVTPGGSAQAAVPAHEPLPRSSNLRLKKEFSDFDRDAFLTNGFDFIARFFQGTLQALEERNEDFKTRFERIDSRTFTASIYKSGKAVTQCTVSIGSYGRGSSEIRYADSVSSNANGFNEALTVKEDTQKLFFKPMMNMVSGSAQDQLSEQGAAEYYWSRLIERLQS; from the coding sequence ATGGCAACAGTATTTTTCTCTTATACGCACGCAGATGAGGCGCTTCGAAACGAGCTGGAGATTCACCTGTCGCTTCTAAAGCGGCAAGGTCTTATAGAAGCGTGGCATGACCGACGTATCGTCGCGGGCTCGCACATTGACAATGTTATCAGCGGCGAACTTGAGCGCGCGGACGTCATCCTTCTGCTGGTCAGCGCTAGTTTCATCGCCTCAGATTATTGCTATTCGACCGAAATGGAACGCGCGCTTGAACGTCACGCCAGCGGCGACGCCCAAGTTATTCCTGTGATTTTGCGCGCGTGCGACTGGCATGGTGCACCGTTTGGCAAGCTGCTCGCAACGCCCGCAGACGGCAAACCTGTGACGTCATGGCCGAATCAGGACGAAGCCTTCACAGACGTCGCGAAGTCTATCCGCAAAGCGGTCACGGCCGTTCCGCGCGCCGCGACCGGCGCGAATCCTTCAATGGTTACGCCGGGGGGCAGCGCGCAGGCAGCAGTACCGGCACACGAACCGCTTCCTCGCTCCAGCAATTTGCGGCTAAAGAAGGAGTTTTCGGACTTCGACAGAGATGCGTTTCTGACTAACGGATTTGATTTTATTGCTCGGTTCTTCCAGGGGACGCTTCAGGCTCTTGAAGAGCGAAATGAGGATTTCAAGACGCGGTTTGAACGAATCGATTCGCGTACGTTCACTGCTAGCATCTATAAATCGGGCAAGGCCGTCACGCAATGCACAGTTTCCATAGGTAGTTACGGCCGCGGCTCGAGCGAGATTCGGTATGCTGACTCGGTCAGCTCCAATGCCAACGGATTCAACGAAGCGCTGACGGTCAAAGAAGACACCCAAAAATTGTTCTTTAAACCGATGATGAACATGGTGAGCGGCTCCGCGCAAGACCAACTTTCGGAACAAGGGGCCGCTGAATATTACTGGTCCCGCCTCATCGAGCGACTGCAATCGTGA